The following are encoded in a window of Salinibacter ruber DSM 13855 genomic DNA:
- the cimA gene encoding citramalate synthase, protein MPDTIEVFDTTLRDGTQGEHVTLSARDKMRIARRLEAFGIDVIEGGWPGSNPTDQAFFEAASGETWAHTSICAFGSTRHASNAPSEDANLQALIEADTDVVSIFGKSWTLHVEQALGVSRETNLDLIRSSVAFLREHGKRVIYDAEHFFDGFADHPAYALRTLRAAAEAGADTLVLCDTNGGSLPHDIYDVTAAVYEDFDTTLGIHAHNNGGCAVANSLAAVRAGARHMQGTINGLGERCGNADLCAVIPDLQLKMDFECVDPDRLDDLVDLARFTNEVANLDPDDGAPYVGRSAFTHKGGVHVSAVMEAPSTYEHVEPNVVGNRRRALVSDLSGRSNIQYKAKEMGIDLGSDAAAQAVERIKELEHLGYEFQGAEASFELLLRTLQDEVPDFFGLDRMRVWSGQDDEAQTVEASLALTVQDERTLAVAEGNGPVDALSNAMREGLLSFYPSLDGVRLSDYKVRVLTPQDGTAATVRVLIEHGDGARTWNTVGVSENILDASWQALADGMRYALFHAAPTPTAGPAPDPAASG, encoded by the coding sequence ATGCCGGACACGATCGAGGTATTCGACACCACGCTCCGCGACGGCACGCAGGGCGAGCACGTCACCCTCTCGGCCCGCGACAAAATGCGGATTGCCCGTCGCCTGGAAGCGTTCGGCATTGACGTGATCGAAGGGGGCTGGCCCGGCTCCAACCCCACGGATCAGGCCTTCTTTGAGGCGGCCAGCGGGGAGACCTGGGCGCACACGTCGATCTGCGCGTTCGGCTCCACCCGGCACGCGTCCAATGCCCCGTCGGAGGACGCCAACCTGCAGGCCCTGATCGAGGCCGACACCGACGTGGTGTCCATCTTCGGCAAGTCGTGGACCCTGCACGTGGAGCAGGCGCTCGGGGTGTCGCGAGAGACGAATCTGGACCTCATTCGCTCGTCGGTAGCGTTTCTCCGCGAGCACGGGAAGCGGGTCATCTACGACGCCGAGCACTTCTTCGACGGCTTCGCCGACCATCCCGCGTACGCCCTCCGGACGCTCCGGGCCGCCGCCGAGGCCGGGGCCGACACGCTGGTCCTCTGTGACACGAACGGCGGCTCCCTGCCGCACGACATCTACGACGTCACCGCTGCCGTCTACGAAGACTTCGACACCACCCTCGGCATCCACGCCCACAACAACGGCGGGTGCGCGGTGGCCAACAGCCTCGCGGCCGTGCGGGCCGGGGCGCGGCACATGCAGGGCACCATCAATGGCCTCGGCGAGCGCTGCGGCAACGCCGACCTCTGCGCCGTCATTCCCGACCTGCAACTCAAGATGGACTTTGAGTGCGTCGATCCGGACCGGCTCGACGACCTGGTCGACCTCGCCCGCTTTACCAACGAGGTGGCCAATCTCGACCCGGACGACGGCGCGCCGTACGTCGGCCGCAGCGCCTTCACCCACAAGGGCGGCGTGCACGTTTCGGCCGTGATGGAGGCCCCGAGCACCTACGAGCACGTGGAGCCGAACGTCGTAGGGAACCGCCGACGGGCCCTCGTCTCCGACCTCTCGGGGCGCAGCAACATCCAGTACAAGGCCAAAGAGATGGGCATCGACCTCGGCTCGGACGCCGCCGCGCAGGCCGTCGAGCGCATCAAGGAGCTGGAGCATCTCGGCTACGAATTTCAGGGGGCCGAGGCCTCGTTTGAACTTCTTCTGCGCACGCTTCAGGACGAGGTGCCGGACTTTTTTGGCCTCGACCGGATGCGCGTGTGGAGCGGGCAGGACGACGAGGCGCAGACCGTTGAGGCCTCCCTCGCCCTCACCGTACAAGACGAGCGCACCCTGGCCGTGGCGGAGGGAAACGGGCCTGTCGATGCCCTCTCAAACGCCATGCGGGAGGGCCTTCTCTCGTTCTACCCCTCGCTCGATGGCGTGCGCCTCTCCGACTACAAGGTCCGGGTGCTTACGCCGCAGGACGGCACGGCCGCCACGGTCCGCGTGCTCATCGAGCACGGCGACGGCGCGCGCACCTGGAATACCGTGGGGGTCTCCGAGAACATCCTCGACGCGAGCTGGCAGGCCCTGGCCGACGGCATGCGGTACGCCCTCTTCCACGCGGCCCCCACTCCGACTGCCGGGCCGGCCCCGGATCCCGCGGCCTCGGGGTGA
- a CDS encoding four helix bundle protein, with protein MNFSGWQDQVPSSIREDTLWDVEAYRLSLFASDVCWQDIRKLHENAHTRSLADQLYRAVGSISSNIAEGYSRGTGKDRARFYEYALGSARESRDWYYKSRFVIGEDVVAHRLDFMTQIIRLLLVMVSDQRGGEIREPDSKYRASEYSETDLFEEIPFASK; from the coding sequence ATGAACTTTTCCGGCTGGCAGGATCAGGTTCCGTCGTCAATTCGAGAAGATACCCTGTGGGACGTTGAGGCGTATCGACTGAGCCTGTTTGCGTCCGACGTGTGCTGGCAGGACATCCGCAAACTCCATGAGAACGCGCACACACGGTCGCTCGCAGATCAACTCTATCGTGCGGTTGGCTCAATCAGTTCGAACATTGCGGAAGGGTACTCGCGCGGGACGGGGAAAGACCGCGCCCGGTTCTACGAGTATGCCCTCGGCTCCGCACGGGAAAGCCGAGACTGGTACTACAAAAGTCGGTTCGTCATCGGTGAAGACGTGGTTGCGCATCGTCTCGATTTTATGACGCAGATCATTCGGCTTTTGCTCGTAATGGTGTCCGACCAGCGCGGAGGCGAAATCCGCGAGCCTGACTCGAAGTATCGTGCTTCTGAGTACAGTGAGACAGATCTTTTCGAAGAAATTCCCTTCGCCTCGAAATAG
- the leuD gene encoding 3-isopropylmalate dehydratase small subunit produces the protein MPTATDNTVTTVTGPAVSVRGNDIDTDQIVPARFLKEVTFDNMGEYAFYDVRRDDDGSLNDHPFNRYPNATILVVNENFGCGSSREHAPQALMRWGIDGLIGESFAEIFAGNCQALGLPTATADHETVEWIMAQVTADPALELTIDVEAETVTVSDEPVDVTISDAQREALLQGVWDTTALMKSYMDEVEQTADRLPYLNEFADC, from the coding sequence ATGCCCACCGCAACGGACAACACCGTAACCACCGTCACCGGCCCCGCCGTCTCCGTCCGCGGCAACGACATCGACACCGACCAGATTGTCCCCGCCCGCTTCCTCAAGGAGGTCACGTTCGACAACATGGGCGAGTACGCCTTCTACGACGTGCGACGGGACGACGACGGCAGCCTGAACGACCATCCCTTCAACCGCTACCCGAACGCCACCATCCTGGTGGTGAACGAGAACTTTGGCTGTGGCTCCTCGCGGGAGCACGCCCCCCAGGCCCTCATGCGCTGGGGCATCGACGGCCTCATCGGCGAGTCCTTCGCCGAGATCTTTGCCGGCAACTGCCAGGCCCTCGGCCTGCCCACCGCCACCGCGGACCACGAGACTGTGGAGTGGATCATGGCGCAGGTGACGGCCGACCCGGCGCTCGAACTCACCATCGACGTGGAGGCGGAGACGGTCACCGTCAGCGACGAGCCCGTCGACGTGACCATCAGCGATGCGCAGCGCGAGGCGCTCCTGCAGGGCGTCTGGGACACCACCGCCCTCATGAAGAGCTACATGGACGAGGTGGAGCAGACCGCGGATCGGCTGCCCTACCTGAACGAGTTTGCCGATTGCTGA
- a CDS encoding tetratricopeptide repeat protein → MSYEVNDFETDVLDASADTPVLVDFWAPWCGPCQQLSPVLESLAEATDDWTLVKVNVDDHPSAAQEYGVRGIPAVKLFVEGDIEAEFAGVKPKPQLESWLDEHLPSEEKSRIEEAKEALEAGSHQEAEHLLWPVLEDNPDHDEAQVLMARALAFKDPNRAQVLAQEAEVADPTLRQMRDGVETIARLLELAEDPSALPENGVKDTYVAALDALADQDFDAALDQFIDVVRTDRNYDDDGARKACVALFTLLGEQHPVTQEHRRTFDMALY, encoded by the coding sequence ATGTCCTACGAGGTCAACGACTTCGAGACCGACGTACTCGACGCGAGTGCGGACACGCCCGTCCTCGTCGACTTCTGGGCCCCGTGGTGCGGCCCGTGTCAGCAGCTCAGCCCGGTGCTTGAGTCGCTCGCGGAAGCAACCGACGACTGGACGCTGGTCAAGGTGAACGTGGACGACCATCCGTCCGCGGCCCAAGAGTACGGCGTGCGCGGCATTCCGGCGGTGAAGCTGTTCGTGGAGGGGGACATTGAAGCCGAGTTTGCCGGCGTCAAGCCCAAGCCCCAGCTCGAGAGCTGGCTCGACGAGCATCTTCCGAGCGAAGAAAAAAGCCGGATTGAGGAGGCAAAAGAGGCCCTTGAGGCAGGCAGCCATCAGGAGGCCGAACACCTTCTCTGGCCCGTGTTGGAGGACAACCCCGACCACGACGAGGCCCAGGTGCTCATGGCGCGCGCCCTGGCGTTTAAAGACCCAAACCGGGCACAGGTGCTGGCCCAGGAGGCCGAGGTGGCCGATCCCACCCTTCGTCAGATGCGCGACGGCGTGGAGACCATTGCCCGTCTCCTGGAGCTCGCCGAGGACCCGTCCGCCCTCCCCGAAAATGGCGTGAAGGACACGTACGTCGCGGCCCTCGACGCGCTCGCCGATCAGGACTTCGACGCGGCGCTGGACCAGTTCATCGACGTCGTGCGCACCGATCGCAACTACGACGACGATGGCGCGCGCAAGGCGTGCGTCGCCCTCTTTACCCTGCTCGGGGAACAGCACCCCGTCACCCAGGAGCACCGCCGCACGTTCGACATGGCGCTGTACTAG
- a CDS encoding 5'-methylthioadenosine phosphorylase → MPAVAAILGSAFADAFPDELDLEPEPVETEWGTQTLHRVRGLDRPAYVLFRHGLPHRLLPNQINYRAQAAALRAVGCGALLVTSSVGVLDPDVPLYRPLLVDDLLMPDNRLPDGSACTMFTEPSEAHGHLVLNDGLFATGLSAQVRTLAEGADAPIADTVAFAYVQGPRSKTAAENRMWPRMGAQVNSMTLGPEVVLANELEIPCAGLVVGHKYSIPDRDPPEQEALSATLDRSRDEQERVVRAFLRAAEPVDFPNTIYRFEE, encoded by the coding sequence ATGCCCGCCGTTGCCGCCATCCTCGGAAGTGCTTTTGCCGATGCCTTTCCGGACGAGCTTGACCTGGAGCCGGAGCCAGTGGAGACGGAGTGGGGGACGCAGACGCTTCATCGGGTTCGCGGCCTCGACCGCCCGGCCTACGTGCTGTTCCGGCACGGCCTGCCCCACCGCCTGCTCCCCAACCAGATCAACTACCGCGCCCAGGCCGCGGCGCTGCGGGCCGTGGGCTGCGGGGCGCTGCTCGTGACCAGCTCGGTCGGCGTGCTGGATCCCGACGTGCCGCTCTACCGGCCGCTCCTGGTGGACGATCTGCTCATGCCCGACAACCGCCTCCCGGACGGAAGCGCCTGCACCATGTTCACGGAGCCGTCGGAGGCCCACGGGCACCTCGTCCTCAACGACGGCCTCTTCGCGACGGGGCTCTCCGCACAGGTGCGCACCCTGGCGGAGGGGGCGGACGCGCCGATCGCGGACACGGTTGCGTTCGCCTACGTGCAGGGGCCCCGCTCCAAGACCGCGGCGGAGAACCGCATGTGGCCCCGAATGGGGGCCCAGGTCAATTCCATGACCTTGGGGCCCGAGGTGGTGCTGGCCAACGAGCTGGAGATTCCGTGTGCGGGGCTGGTGGTGGGGCACAAGTACTCGATTCCCGACCGCGACCCGCCGGAGCAAGAGGCGCTCTCCGCCACGCTCGACCGCTCGCGCGACGAGCAGGAACGGGTCGTGCGGGCGTTTTTGCGGGCGGCCGAGCCGGTCGACTTTCCGAATACCATCTACCGATTTGAAGAGTGA
- the ilvD gene encoding dihydroxy-acid dehydratase, whose translation MPPSSANGHSSKIQSQDVTEGLDQAPARAMFRAMGYDDADLDQPLIGIANPAADVTPCNVHLDGLADAAREGVTEAGGTPIEFGTITVSDGISMGTEGMKGSLISREVIADSVELVAFAERLDGLVIMGGCDKNMPGMMMAAIRADLPSVFLYGGSIMPGHHRGQEITIQNVFEACGAVATGQMSEEELDEMERHACPGAGACGGMFTANTMASISEAIGFAPLGSASPPAVTEEREVVARAAGRRTVEAIEERRRPSDFLSKKSFENAIALQVAVGGSTNGVLHLLAMAAEAGIDLSIEAFDAISRRTPKIGDFQPGGSRVMNDLHEVGGVPVVLKALLDAGLLHGDAQTVTGEPLAEALDRVDPPAIADLDVDYLYTVDEPKNEEGAIRILTGNLAPDGAVLKVTAADAPRFEGTARVFESEEDAMDYVQAGQLDSGDVIIIRNLGPKGAPGMPEMLGVTAARDGQGHADDVALITDGRFSGATRGLSIGHVAPEAAAGGPIAAIQDGDPIIIDVAERHLAVDLSDAELERRLDDRSPPEPQYTTGVLAKYAALFGSAAEGAVTSVFSDLRESTSPSTASNE comes from the coding sequence ATGCCCCCCTCCTCCGCCAACGGCCACTCCTCCAAAATCCAGAGCCAAGACGTCACCGAGGGCCTTGACCAGGCGCCGGCCCGCGCGATGTTTCGGGCGATGGGCTACGACGACGCCGACCTCGACCAGCCCCTCATCGGCATCGCCAACCCGGCGGCGGACGTGACGCCCTGCAATGTGCACCTCGACGGCCTTGCCGACGCCGCACGCGAAGGCGTCACTGAGGCCGGCGGGACGCCCATCGAGTTTGGCACCATCACGGTTAGCGACGGGATCTCGATGGGCACGGAGGGCATGAAGGGGTCCCTCATCTCCCGCGAGGTGATCGCCGACTCGGTGGAACTGGTGGCCTTTGCCGAGCGGCTCGACGGGCTCGTCATCATGGGCGGCTGCGACAAAAACATGCCGGGCATGATGATGGCGGCGATCCGGGCCGACCTCCCGAGCGTCTTCCTCTACGGCGGGTCCATCATGCCGGGCCACCACCGGGGGCAGGAGATCACGATCCAGAACGTGTTCGAGGCGTGCGGGGCGGTCGCCACCGGCCAGATGAGCGAAGAGGAGCTCGACGAGATGGAGCGCCACGCCTGTCCCGGCGCCGGCGCCTGCGGCGGCATGTTCACCGCTAACACAATGGCGTCCATCAGCGAGGCGATCGGCTTTGCGCCGCTGGGGAGCGCGAGCCCCCCGGCGGTGACAGAAGAACGAGAGGTGGTGGCCCGCGCGGCCGGGCGGCGGACCGTCGAGGCGATCGAGGAACGGCGGCGGCCCTCCGACTTCCTCAGCAAGAAGTCGTTCGAGAACGCCATTGCCCTCCAGGTGGCCGTGGGCGGCTCCACGAACGGCGTACTCCACCTGCTCGCGATGGCGGCGGAGGCGGGCATCGACCTCTCGATTGAGGCGTTCGACGCAATCAGCCGGCGGACGCCCAAGATCGGCGACTTCCAGCCCGGCGGCTCCCGCGTGATGAACGACCTGCACGAGGTCGGCGGCGTGCCGGTGGTGCTGAAGGCGCTTCTCGATGCGGGCCTGCTGCACGGCGACGCCCAGACCGTGACGGGGGAGCCCCTCGCCGAGGCCCTCGACCGCGTCGACCCGCCCGCCATCGCGGACCTCGACGTGGACTACCTCTACACGGTGGACGAACCGAAGAATGAGGAGGGCGCCATCCGCATCCTCACCGGCAACCTCGCCCCCGACGGCGCTGTGCTCAAAGTTACAGCCGCTGATGCCCCCCGCTTTGAGGGCACGGCCCGCGTCTTCGAGAGCGAGGAGGACGCAATGGACTACGTGCAGGCCGGCCAGCTCGACTCGGGCGACGTCATTATCATTCGGAATCTCGGGCCCAAGGGCGCCCCCGGCATGCCCGAAATGCTTGGCGTGACCGCCGCCCGGGACGGACAGGGGCACGCCGACGACGTGGCCCTCATCACCGACGGGCGCTTCTCCGGGGCCACCCGCGGCCTCTCCATCGGCCACGTCGCCCCCGAGGCCGCGGCCGGCGGGCCCATCGCCGCCATCCAGGACGGAGACCCGATCATCATCGACGTGGCGGAGCGTCACCTGGCGGTCGACCTGTCCGACGCCGAGCTGGAGCGCCGACTCGACGACCGGTCGCCCCCGGAGCCCCAGTACACGACCGGCGTTCTCGCCAAGTACGCCGCCCTCTTCGGCTCCGCCGCGGAGGGGGCAGTGACGAGTGTCTTTTCGGATCTTCGCGAGTCGACATCCCCCTCCACGGCTTCAAATGAATGA
- a CDS encoding acyl-CoA thioesterase, translating to MPDDVPDALPDGAQHVHTTDLAVRWGDMDAVGHVNNSRFFSYFEEARVEWLKATLDAATFAESGPVLAHASCDFERPVHHPATLHLDVYAEPPGRSSLTTHYAARLDGSGDAAAFGTAVLVWVSAESGDPVPMPDLGLE from the coding sequence ATGCCCGACGACGTTCCGGATGCGCTTCCCGACGGCGCCCAGCACGTACACACGACCGACCTTGCGGTCCGGTGGGGCGACATGGACGCCGTCGGCCACGTCAACAACAGCCGCTTCTTCTCCTACTTCGAGGAGGCGCGGGTGGAGTGGCTCAAGGCCACGCTCGACGCGGCGACGTTCGCGGAGAGCGGCCCGGTGCTGGCCCATGCGTCGTGCGACTTCGAGCGCCCGGTGCACCACCCTGCGACCCTTCACCTCGACGTGTACGCCGAGCCCCCGGGGCGGTCGAGCCTTACGACCCACTACGCCGCCCGCCTCGATGGGTCCGGCGACGCGGCGGCCTTCGGGACCGCCGTTCTCGTGTGGGTGAGTGCAGAGAGCGGCGACCCGGTGCCAATGCCCGACCTGGGCCTGGAGTGA
- a CDS encoding DUF2470 domain-containing protein, which produces MFSPDDVDRIVEHMNDAHSEDLIRYAEAYGDVIEAKGARMTGIDAEGFDLEVEQEKATVPVRIDFDAPLDTVDEARAVLVEMAMAARDAAER; this is translated from the coding sequence GTGTTTTCCCCCGACGACGTGGACCGCATCGTAGAACACATGAACGACGCCCACTCCGAGGACCTGATCCGGTACGCAGAGGCGTATGGGGACGTGATAGAGGCGAAAGGGGCGCGCATGACGGGCATCGATGCGGAGGGCTTCGACCTCGAGGTGGAGCAGGAGAAGGCCACGGTGCCGGTACGCATTGATTTCGACGCGCCCCTCGACACGGTAGACGAGGCCCGGGCTGTGCTCGTGGAGATGGCGATGGCGGCCCGGGACGCCGCGGAACGATAA
- a CDS encoding phosphotransferase family protein, translating into MRRNSDEGRHRGPVSDAGHEPMKDAHVVPYLRERLPAFSPTGEPRRVPGGNLNVVWRVPGAERSLIVKYAPPYIAADPDTPLDPSRLLIEARCLRALGQGERLNDLTGAAVRPPKAIDLNPDVPMVVMEDIGPVPSFGRWLREADAKALEKRAAAQGRRLGAFLGRLHAATCDDDRCADAFNNRPMQETRHAVQYQGVADMLRKAGVGDADVLGRRAETLGRSLLGPGRCLTMGDLWPPSVLIASSTRLRIIDWELAHYGRPLQDVAHWCAHLWMQRQRAPSEAVARAVAAHRNAFLEAYEEALGDTKDSLWDPAERRDAAIHVGAELLVRAVGPFQAGYVYAGLDVEHSAVRTAVATAVEHLRAPAAADVLGR; encoded by the coding sequence ATGAGACGAAACTCGGATGAGGGGCGGCACCGCGGTCCGGTCTCGGATGCGGGGCACGAGCCCATGAAGGACGCCCATGTGGTGCCGTACCTGCGGGAGCGACTGCCGGCCTTCTCGCCAACGGGGGAGCCGCGGCGGGTGCCGGGGGGCAACCTGAACGTCGTCTGGCGGGTGCCCGGGGCAGAGCGGTCGCTGATCGTCAAGTACGCGCCGCCGTACATCGCGGCCGACCCGGACACCCCGCTCGACCCGTCTCGTCTGCTGATCGAGGCGCGGTGCCTGCGCGCACTGGGACAGGGGGAGCGCCTGAACGATCTGACCGGGGCCGCGGTGCGGCCCCCCAAGGCGATCGACCTGAACCCCGACGTGCCCATGGTCGTCATGGAGGACATCGGCCCCGTGCCGTCGTTCGGGCGGTGGCTCCGCGAGGCGGACGCGAAGGCACTGGAAAAGAGGGCTGCGGCGCAGGGACGGCGGCTGGGGGCATTCTTGGGGCGCCTCCACGCGGCGACGTGCGACGACGACCGTTGTGCGGACGCCTTCAACAACCGCCCCATGCAGGAAACCCGCCACGCGGTGCAGTACCAGGGGGTGGCCGACATGCTGCGGAAAGCGGGCGTCGGCGATGCGGACGTCCTCGGACGACGGGCCGAGACGCTGGGGCGGAGCCTGCTGGGGCCGGGTCGCTGCCTCACGATGGGGGACCTCTGGCCGCCCTCGGTCTTGATTGCGTCCAGCACCCGCCTGCGGATCATTGACTGGGAGCTGGCCCACTACGGGCGCCCGCTCCAGGACGTGGCGCACTGGTGTGCGCACCTGTGGATGCAGAGGCAACGTGCCCCGTCCGAGGCCGTCGCCCGGGCCGTTGCGGCGCACCGGAACGCGTTTCTGGAGGCCTACGAGGAGGCCCTGGGCGACACGAAGGATTCGCTTTGGGACCCGGCGGAGCGGCGCGACGCCGCGATTCACGTCGGGGCCGAACTCCTCGTCCGGGCGGTCGGGCCGTTTCAGGCCGGCTACGTCTACGCCGGCCTCGACGTGGAGCACTCGGCGGTGCGGACCGCGGTGGCGACGGCGGTGGAGCACCTCCGTGCCCCGGCCGCCGCCGACGTGCTCGGGCGATAG